A window of Plasmodium cynomolgi strain B DNA, scaffold: 0001, whole genome shotgun sequence genomic DNA:
CAAATTAGTGCTTTTCTCAAGGATTCACATTGCCTAATGGAGAGCGCTTTTAGAATCACTACTAAAGCGTATGTaaagtataaatatataagcaatcgctgaaaaatgtaaacttCTTAGTAAAAAGTGGTCATCCAATGTGATGACCCTCCTATGAATTATAAAACATACTGTGCAGCAGGCAGTTCTTACACATTATTGACCAAGTTTTATGGGAACCTTTGTCTACTAATGTATCGATGTGATGATTCCTTTGTATTGATGCTAATAATAATGCTTCCTTAAGCCTTACGTTTAAAGTGTAAACAAATGATAcacaaaatttgttaaacaaTTGACGAATTTGATGCATTAGCTGTTAATTGATAcaatatgtgcatatgtactcatgatacattataataaaaaaaatgcttaaaaaGGTACCGCAATATTAGGCATATAACAGAATATCAGATTATTCTATTAAACTAATGaccaaaacaaaaaggaaaggaaatcCTACAAACAACAACTGAATAAACTTTTAGacaataaaacaaaaaaacactcAAACGGttaagttataaaaaattacaaaataaagtgcATTTTTGAcagcattatttttatcatgctttataaaatatagctgcagataaaaaatatatttatgtttttaatttccccatttttgtgtactcTTCCATATAAGACATTGCGGATATCCCTAAGTAGACTGATAAGATATGTGCAatcatttttcgtttctaCTTGGATTTACATTTCCAGGCGGGTTTTGTCATAATGGCTTCTCAACCGCTACATgaatattatgataaattgttttttttttgagtgcaCGTTTAACTAACTAAGTCCCAAAAGGAATAAactaaaaggaaaaattattttaaataagtgcatttattttatgcgTATTTATATAAGATATGCCCCATAATATAAACCTATTGTGTTCTTAATTTACTATTGTACTTTgtagaaaacgaaaaatgtcATTAACATCCCTAGTAATGTGAAAAGACCTAAGGTGGAAGCATCGAAAGGATCACATATTAATTTATCACATGGTTCTTTTGACGTTTTTGAATAACTAAATGTGCGGACATATTCAATGGGTAGAGGCGTTTGtgctttttaaataagtTGATTTGGTTTTTCAATTCCACtatatgtcaattttttatacaaactAAACGGGTTGCACTTTTCATTGCATTTAAAATACTTTGGACATTCATTTATGTGTTCCCTATTTCGATGATAAATGAAGCATCTTTCTATATACGTTCCATACAATTGATTGATATAAGTGACATATTTTCAATGTCCTTgacatttaaatttatcagTAGAATCCTTACACTCATACAGTGTTTtgtagtttttaaaataatcatacaaatctttcatttctttacATTCATCTAAGCCACAAAAAGAGGTTGAAAAAGCAGGGTTCCTAGTCagtaattttataatatctacttttaatttttttctaattcagTATTGTTAGATTTTATGTATCATACTACCTGATTATAAATACTAAActcattatttaaaaatgcagatTTTTCACGATAATCCTCGTTCCGTAGTTCAGAACTGATATCATACACTATTTTGAGTAAGTTGGCAAAACCTCCtatttcataaatatttttcgaattgccagtaaatattttactcATTTCGTCGTAAGGCCAGGAcatgaaatataaacaatGATCATCctgattttcttccttatctTCAATGTTggataattttccttttaaatttcttgcTAACTTTTTACAAAGATTGTCCAACTTTGTTCGTTCACTTTCAGATTTAAACTTATCCTTGCAATAGTTGTCATACTTATTAGAGGATGATTCTTTATTCAATTCCTCATATACATCATATGAAGGAAACGTCTTTAACTTTCTTTCCTGAATAtcaaaaagtagaaaaaaacattaaatgAATAGGCAAGGTTTCACTTCCACGAATGTATCATTTTAGTCCGTTCTTATTGGTACTCtacatttaaataatgaattTTCAAAAGAATTACTACATAAATTCAATGTgcattttatgaattatgcCTCTAGACGATTACTTACATCAAttcttcttccaattttatATGATTTGAACGCTTGATTTGTTTTCTGATTATCTACTTTTCCTTCTACCGCGGGTAATCCTATATCGCTTTGGAATACAACATTTTAGACAGTTATGAGGACATTTCCTATCGAGTAAATTTAAGGCCTCCTTTCCTTTAAACTTCTCTGCAAATTGGGGTAATTCATAACTATACGCTTCATTCATCTGTGGAGTATATTCCTCTTTCATATGTTTCTACAACTGAAAATGTTGTTTACAAATTGGCAATATTTCTGCTAAAAATTGA
This region includes:
- a CDS encoding hypothetical protein (putative), with translation MKRIKTNQAFKSYKIGRRIDERKLKTFPSYDVYEELNKESSSNKYDNYCKDKFKSESERTKLDNLCKKLARNLKGKLSNIEDKEENQDDHCLYFMSWPYDEMSKIFTGNSKNIYEIGGFANLLKIVYDISSELRNEDYREKSAFLNNEFSIYNQVV